A stretch of the bacterium genome encodes the following:
- a CDS encoding superoxide dismutase [Fe] (SodB; iron binding; present under aerobic and anaerobic conditions; destroys free radicals), translated as MEHKLPELPYARNGLEPHISAETLDFHYGKHHQAYVTNLNNLIKGTEFAEASLEDIVKKAPAGGVFNNAAQVWNHTFYFTGMGPKGGGEPTGALAAAINAAFGSFAEFKVKFTASAVGNFGSGWTWLVKNAAGGVEIVNTSNADTPLRTGIKPVLTVDVWEHAYYVDKRNARPAYVEAWWNVIDWNVASQRFA; from the coding sequence ATGGAGCACAAGCTTCCCGAGTTGCCCTACGCGCGCAACGGCCTGGAGCCGCATATCTCGGCCGAGACGCTGGATTTCCACTACGGCAAGCATCACCAGGCCTACGTCACGAACCTGAACAACCTGATCAAGGGCACGGAGTTCGCGGAGGCCTCGCTGGAGGACATCGTGAAGAAGGCCCCGGCCGGCGGCGTCTTCAACAACGCGGCCCAGGTCTGGAACCACACCTTCTACTTCACGGGCATGGGCCCCAAGGGCGGCGGCGAGCCCACCGGCGCGCTCGCGGCGGCCATCAACGCGGCGTTCGGTTCGTTCGCCGAGTTCAAGGTGAAGTTCACGGCCAGCGCGGTCGGCAACTTCGGCTCGGGCTGGACCTGGCTGGTGAAGAACGCGGCCGGCGGCGTCGAGATCGTGAACACGAGCAATGCCGATACGCCGCTGCGCACGGGCATCAAGCCGGTGCTGACGGTCGACGTCTGGGAGCACGCCTACTACGTGGACAAGCGCAATGCGCGTCCCGCGTACGTCGAGGCGTGGTGGAACGTCATCGACTGGAACGTGGCTTCGCAGCGCTTCGCCTAG
- a CDS encoding glycosyltransferase family 2 protein has product MFWTAVFWLSLLGLVYVYAGYPLLAWLLGSALNRRVQFGPPGAHQPRVTVLIAAFNEARHITATVRNKLAQDYPADRLDVIVVSDASDDGTDELVRAIGDARVRLVRQEPRAGKTSGLNLAMPHATGEIIVFSDANSLYAPDTIARLVDSFADGDVGYVTGRMVYKAADGSLSGEGCSAYMRYENQLRAWETQLGSIVGVDGGVDAIRRALYKPMRADQLPDFVQPLRVREQGYRVVYQPEALLYEDALAATGDEYRMRVRVALRAFHALKDMAALLDFSRYGLFAWQLWSHKVLRYLAFLFMIGCLVSAWLLADRAGTTFWRLAMVAQVAFYAAAAYGHVAARSAPRVIGLATYLCVLNLASAQAFWQFLRGRKQVIWKPRT; this is encoded by the coding sequence TTGTTCTGGACCGCCGTCTTCTGGCTCAGCCTGCTTGGCCTGGTCTACGTGTACGCCGGGTATCCCCTGCTGGCGTGGCTGCTGGGCTCCGCCCTGAACCGGCGTGTCCAGTTCGGGCCACCGGGTGCCCACCAGCCGCGCGTGACGGTCCTCATCGCCGCCTTCAACGAGGCGCGCCACATCACGGCCACGGTCCGCAACAAGCTGGCCCAGGACTACCCTGCCGACCGCCTGGATGTGATCGTCGTCTCGGACGCCTCGGACGACGGCACCGACGAACTCGTGCGCGCCATCGGCGATGCGCGCGTGCGCCTGGTGCGCCAGGAACCGCGGGCGGGCAAGACCAGCGGCCTGAACCTGGCCATGCCCCACGCCACGGGCGAGATCATCGTCTTCTCGGACGCCAATTCGCTGTACGCGCCGGACACCATCGCGCGCCTGGTCGACAGTTTCGCCGACGGCGACGTGGGCTACGTGACCGGGCGCATGGTCTACAAGGCGGCCGACGGTTCACTGAGCGGCGAGGGCTGCTCGGCCTACATGCGCTACGAGAACCAGCTGCGGGCCTGGGAGACGCAGCTCGGGTCCATCGTCGGCGTGGACGGGGGCGTCGACGCCATCCGGCGCGCGCTCTACAAGCCGATGCGCGCCGACCAGCTGCCCGACTTCGTGCAGCCCCTGCGCGTGCGCGAACAGGGCTACCGTGTCGTCTACCAGCCCGAGGCGCTGCTGTACGAGGACGCGCTGGCCGCCACCGGCGACGAGTACCGCATGCGGGTGCGCGTGGCGTTGCGCGCCTTCCACGCCCTGAAGGACATGGCCGCCCTGCTCGATTTCTCGCGCTACGGCCTGTTCGCCTGGCAGCTCTGGTCGCACAAGGTGCTGCGCTACCTGGCGTTCCTCTTCATGATCGGCTGCCTGGTTTCGGCCTGGCTGCTGGCCGACCGCGCCGGCACCACGTTCTGGCGCCTGGCCATGGTGGCGCAGGTCGCCTTCTACGCCGCGGCGGCCTACGGGCACGTGGCGGCCCGCAGCGCGCCGCGGGTGATCGGCCTGGCCACCTACCTGTGCGTGCTGAACCTGGCCAGCGCCCAGGCGTTCTGGCAGTTCCTGCGCGGCCGCAAGCAGGTCATCTGGAAGCCGCGCACATGA
- a CDS encoding DinB family protein, producing the protein MNWTLLLNASVESTYKATDGLMAMVGDADLGWKPASGRNWMTTGQLLMHLTNACGFCCRGFLTGDWGMPEAGCEGAPEGGEIPMEAMLPPAEALPTVASVAEARRLLAEDRLLALAMIKEAGEGKLDTMLVAAPWCPNDAQPLGRQFLGMIGHLECHKSQLFYYLKLMGRDVNTMHMWGM; encoded by the coding sequence ATGAACTGGACCCTGTTGCTGAATGCCTCGGTCGAATCGACGTACAAGGCCACGGACGGCCTGATGGCCATGGTCGGCGACGCCGACCTGGGCTGGAAGCCGGCCTCGGGCCGCAACTGGATGACCACCGGCCAGTTGCTCATGCACCTGACCAACGCCTGCGGCTTCTGCTGCCGCGGCTTCCTGACCGGCGACTGGGGCATGCCCGAGGCCGGCTGCGAAGGCGCGCCGGAAGGCGGCGAGATCCCGATGGAGGCCATGCTGCCGCCCGCCGAGGCCCTGCCGACGGTCGCCAGCGTGGCGGAGGCGCGTCGCCTGCTGGCCGAGGACCGCCTGCTGGCCCTGGCGATGATCAAGGAAGCGGGCGAGGGCAAGCTCGACACCATGCTCGTGGCCGCGCCCTGGTGCCCGAACGACGCGCAGCCGCTGGGCCGCCAGTTCCTGGGCATGATCGGCCACCTCGAGTGCCACAAGAGCCAGCTGTTCTACTACCTCAAGCTGATGGGCCGCGACGTGAACACCATGCATATGTGGGGGATGTAG
- a CDS encoding NADP-dependent malic enzyme: protein MAFRDQDALDYHSQGRPGKTEVVPTKPCLTARDLSLAYSPGVAIPCLEIEKNPADAYKYTNKGNLVAVFSNGTAVLGLGDIGALGGKPVMEGKGVLFKRFGHVDVFDIEVDSHDPEEIIKCCKMLEPTFGGINLEDIKAPECFYIEERLRAEMKIPVFHDDQHGTAIISGAGLINAAHIQGKKLKDLKVVVSGAGASAIACAKFAELLGVPLANISLVDSKGVCYKGRTEGMNKYKEYFAHETKNRTLADAMKGADVFYGCSVKGLVSQDMVRSMADKPIVFAMANPDPEISYPDAMAARKDLIMATGRSDYPNQVNNVLGFPFIFRGALDVRASAITEGMKLAASHALAELAREPVPSYVSAAYGGQTFEFGTDYIIPKPFDSRVLSRVAFAVAKAACDEGVAGLPITDWAAYRERLESMTNRSLLVMHNIRAAAKRAPQRIIFADGESDRVLEACRVVSSEGLAKPTLLGQPEIIKARAAALNIDLSAVKIVDSSCGDQHEAMAQMLFKEKSRHGYDLERARRMVQLPIHHGVMLLRAGEADGMVCGAQRSYVETLKIVLSLAELKPDVSRVVGVHVLLIEGRAYVFADTTVNFKPDSRQLADIAVQACDVARHFNLDPNVAMLSFSTFGDNDRPEARVVRDAVSILRKEHPKMKVEGEMRADAAVLPGQLGKLIPDCALTEAANVFVFPDLQSANIAYKLVGHMGNREVIGPLLVGLKQPIHMVSLGSTVDEIVNMAAVASFEAGR, encoded by the coding sequence ATGGCGTTCCGCGATCAGGATGCACTCGACTATCACAGCCAAGGTCGTCCCGGCAAGACCGAGGTCGTTCCGACCAAGCCGTGCCTGACGGCTCGCGACCTGTCGCTGGCGTACTCGCCGGGCGTCGCGATCCCCTGCCTGGAGATCGAAAAGAACCCCGCCGACGCCTACAAGTACACGAACAAGGGCAACCTGGTGGCCGTGTTCTCGAACGGCACCGCGGTGCTGGGCCTCGGCGACATCGGTGCCCTGGGCGGCAAGCCGGTGATGGAAGGCAAGGGCGTCCTGTTCAAGCGCTTCGGCCATGTCGACGTCTTCGACATCGAAGTCGATTCGCACGACCCCGAAGAGATCATCAAGTGCTGCAAGATGCTCGAGCCGACGTTCGGCGGCATCAACCTGGAAGACATCAAGGCGCCCGAGTGCTTCTACATCGAGGAGCGCCTGCGCGCCGAGATGAAGATCCCCGTCTTCCATGACGACCAGCACGGCACGGCGATCATCTCGGGCGCCGGCCTGATCAATGCCGCGCACATCCAGGGCAAGAAGCTGAAGGACCTGAAGGTCGTCGTGTCGGGCGCCGGCGCCTCGGCCATCGCCTGCGCGAAGTTCGCCGAATTGCTGGGCGTGCCCCTGGCGAACATCTCGCTCGTCGACAGCAAGGGTGTCTGCTACAAGGGCCGCACCGAGGGCATGAACAAGTACAAGGAGTACTTCGCCCACGAGACGAAGAACCGCACGCTGGCCGACGCCATGAAGGGCGCGGACGTGTTCTACGGCTGCTCGGTCAAGGGCCTGGTCAGCCAGGACATGGTGCGTTCGATGGCCGACAAGCCCATCGTCTTCGCCATGGCCAACCCCGATCCGGAAATCTCCTACCCCGATGCGATGGCCGCCCGCAAGGACCTGATCATGGCCACCGGCCGTTCGGACTACCCGAACCAGGTCAACAACGTGCTGGGCTTCCCGTTCATCTTCCGCGGCGCGCTGGACGTGCGGGCCAGCGCCATCACCGAAGGCATGAAGCTGGCCGCGTCGCACGCGCTGGCCGAACTGGCGCGCGAGCCGGTGCCCTCGTACGTCTCGGCAGCCTACGGCGGCCAGACGTTCGAGTTCGGCACCGACTACATCATCCCCAAGCCGTTCGACTCCCGCGTGCTGTCGCGCGTGGCGTTCGCCGTGGCCAAGGCAGCCTGCGACGAGGGCGTGGCCGGCTTGCCCATCACCGACTGGGCCGCCTACCGCGAGCGCCTCGAGAGCATGACCAACCGCTCGCTGCTGGTGATGCACAACATCCGCGCGGCGGCCAAGCGCGCGCCGCAGCGGATCATCTTCGCCGACGGCGAGAGCGACCGCGTGCTCGAGGCGTGCCGCGTGGTGTCGTCGGAAGGCCTGGCCAAACCGACGCTGCTGGGACAGCCCGAGATCATCAAGGCCCGCGCCGCTGCGTTGAATATCGACCTCTCGGCCGTCAAGATTGTCGACTCGTCCTGCGGCGACCAGCACGAGGCGATGGCGCAGATGCTGTTCAAGGAGAAGTCGCGCCACGGCTACGACCTGGAGCGGGCCCGCCGCATGGTCCAGTTGCCGATTCACCATGGAGTGATGCTGTTGAGGGCCGGCGAGGCCGACGGCATGGTCTGTGGCGCCCAACGCTCGTACGTCGAGACGCTGAAGATCGTGCTGTCGCTGGCCGAATTGAAGCCGGATGTCTCACGCGTCGTCGGCGTTCACGTCCTGCTGATCGAGGGCCGGGCCTACGTTTTCGCCGACACCACGGTGAATTTCAAGCCCGACTCCCGTCAATTGGCCGACATCGCCGTGCAGGCCTGCGATGTGGCCCGCCACTTCAACCTGGATCCCAACGTGGCGATGCTCTCATTCTCGACGTTTGGTGACAACGACCGGCCCGAAGCCCGCGTCGTGCGGGATGCCGTCTCCATCCTCCGCAAGGAACATCCGAAGATGAAGGTCGAAGGCGAGATGCGCGCCGACGCGGCCGTGCTGCCGGGCCAGTTGGGCAAACTGATTCCGGACTGCGCACTGACCGAGGCGGCAAACGTGTTCGTGTTCCCGGATCTGCAGAGCGCGAACATCGCCTACAAGCTGGTCGGCCACATGGGCAACCGCGAGGTCATCGGGCCGCTGCTGGTGGGCTTGAAGCAGCCGATCCACATGGTGTCGCTGGGCTCGACCGTGGATGAGATCGTCAATATGGCGGCGGTGGCCAGCTTCGAGGCCGGCCGATAG
- a CDS encoding rhodanese-like domain-containing protein, protein MNLRHFRLIAMTLATLLAAAGCQGQPAGQQAQGNGAAGAAAAPEVSGRLEGGLRLVTIDAAEPSPVVRVYRGDYVQLALAGGGPFTVTVDSLKQSWTWPIPEGGKPYLKMSDPGRFAFNAGPVSGTFEVLEYQAAAYREMGAAEAATTIANLKPFVLDVRTAGEFAGGHLEGAVLLPVQQMQARLGELSAHRDDPVFIYCQSGNRSTVAAKLLIDAGFTNVMNLRRGIIEWKGAGLPVVK, encoded by the coding sequence ATGAACCTGCGCCATTTTCGACTCATTGCCATGACGCTTGCCACCCTCCTGGCGGCCGCCGGCTGCCAGGGCCAGCCGGCCGGACAGCAGGCGCAGGGCAACGGTGCGGCCGGCGCTGCCGCCGCACCCGAGGTCTCGGGCCGGCTCGAGGGCGGCCTTCGGCTGGTGACCATCGACGCGGCCGAGCCGTCGCCGGTGGTACGCGTGTACCGCGGCGACTACGTGCAGCTGGCGCTGGCCGGCGGCGGGCCCTTCACCGTGACCGTCGACTCGCTGAAACAGTCGTGGACGTGGCCGATCCCCGAGGGCGGCAAGCCCTACCTGAAGATGTCGGACCCGGGCCGTTTCGCGTTCAACGCGGGCCCGGTCAGCGGCACCTTCGAGGTGCTCGAATACCAGGCCGCGGCCTACCGCGAAATGGGAGCGGCCGAGGCGGCCACGACGATCGCCAACCTCAAGCCGTTCGTGCTCGACGTGCGCACCGCGGGCGAGTTCGCGGGAGGCCACCTGGAAGGCGCGGTGCTGTTGCCGGTGCAGCAGATGCAGGCTCGGCTCGGTGAGCTGTCCGCGCACCGCGACGACCCGGTGTTCATCTACTGCCAGTCCGGCAACCGCAGCACGGTGGCGGCGAAGCTGCTCATCGACGCCGGCTTCACCAACGTGATGAACCTGCGGCGCGGCATCATCGAATGGAAGGGCGCCGGCCTTCCGGTCGTGAAATAG
- a CDS encoding peptidase M64, which produces MSFRRILSLALLALLSALPPATAAAGPSFADHFADATLRVDLNHTGNADEEIVALDRLHLDGPWAGPRVKLVDTLELGRYRARLLDAATGELLWSRGFDSYFGEWKTTGPAGEGVRRTYHESVRCPLPLREAVLALDHRGADNTLREVFRTTIDPQSPELRREPLADDLVTVEAHVGGGTAACVDVVILGEGYTKDDTAKFEADVRRFADALLGREPFASLKRRVSVRGVLKPSQDRGCDEPTRGVHRQTALGCTFNSLGSERYLLTEDNRAIREVARAVPYDVLSIMVNHTRYGGGGIYNLFNTFTSDNQWSGYVFVHEFGHGFAGLADEYYSSSTAYTDFYPAGVEPVERNITRLPGGKPKWAGLVGAGVPVPTPWAKAEHDAMDADYQKQRGELDALIAKLMTSGAPQAESDAAILESEDLSREHQQRLDAWFAKQPRFGQVGAFEGAGYCTSGVYRSQLDCIMFSKGLKDFCAACGAGIREVIEASTDHPATTEK; this is translated from the coding sequence ATGTCGTTTCGTCGCATCCTGAGCCTGGCGCTGCTGGCGCTGTTGTCGGCGTTGCCGCCGGCAACCGCCGCCGCCGGTCCGTCGTTTGCCGATCACTTTGCCGACGCCACCCTGCGCGTCGACCTGAACCACACCGGCAATGCCGACGAGGAGATCGTCGCGCTCGACCGGCTGCACCTGGACGGCCCGTGGGCCGGGCCCCGCGTGAAGCTGGTCGACACGCTGGAACTGGGCCGGTACCGGGCGCGACTGCTGGATGCGGCCACGGGCGAACTGCTGTGGTCGCGCGGCTTCGACTCCTACTTCGGCGAGTGGAAGACGACAGGCCCGGCCGGCGAGGGCGTGCGCCGCACCTACCACGAATCGGTGCGGTGCCCGCTGCCGCTGCGCGAAGCGGTGCTGGCGCTCGACCACCGCGGCGCCGACAACACGCTGCGCGAGGTGTTCCGGACGACCATCGACCCGCAGAGCCCGGAACTGCGGCGCGAGCCGCTCGCCGACGACCTGGTCACGGTCGAGGCCCATGTGGGCGGCGGGACGGCCGCATGCGTGGACGTGGTGATCCTCGGCGAGGGCTACACGAAGGACGACACCGCGAAGTTCGAGGCCGACGTGCGCCGGTTTGCCGATGCCCTGCTGGGCCGCGAGCCGTTCGCCTCGCTGAAGCGCCGCGTCAGCGTGCGCGGCGTGCTCAAGCCGTCGCAGGATCGCGGCTGCGACGAGCCGACGCGCGGCGTGCACCGGCAGACGGCCCTCGGCTGCACCTTCAATTCGCTGGGCTCCGAGCGCTACCTGCTGACCGAGGACAACCGCGCCATCCGCGAGGTCGCCCGCGCCGTGCCGTACGACGTGCTTTCGATCATGGTCAACCACACGCGCTACGGCGGCGGCGGCATCTACAACCTGTTCAACACCTTCACCAGCGACAACCAGTGGAGCGGATACGTCTTCGTGCACGAGTTCGGCCACGGCTTCGCCGGCCTGGCCGACGAGTACTATTCGTCGAGCACGGCCTATACCGACTTCTATCCCGCCGGCGTCGAGCCCGTCGAGCGCAACATCACGCGCCTTCCGGGCGGCAAGCCGAAGTGGGCCGGCCTGGTCGGCGCCGGTGTTCCGGTACCGACACCCTGGGCCAAGGCCGAACACGACGCGATGGACGCGGACTACCAGAAGCAGCGCGGCGAACTCGACGCCCTCATCGCGAAGCTCATGACCAGCGGGGCGCCGCAGGCCGAGTCCGATGCGGCCATCCTCGAGAGCGAGGACCTTTCGCGCGAGCACCAGCAGCGCCTGGACGCCTGGTTCGCGAAGCAGCCCCGGTTCGGTCAGGTGGGCGCCTTCGAAGGCGCGGGCTACTGCACGAGCGGCGTCTACCGCTCGCAACTCGACTGTATCATGTTCAGCAAGGGCCTGAAGGACTTCTGCGCCGCCTGCGGGGCGGGTATCCGCGAAGTGATCGAGGCTTCGACCGACCACCCTGCGACGACGGAGAAGTGA
- a CDS encoding metalloregulator ArsR/SmtB family transcription factor, which translates to MSEQEHATRLLQALADPTRLRLVAALLEQPACVEELAERLGLSAPTISHHLGKLDQAGLLNRRREQYYTVCEARPGPLARTLRELVATAADQPGAEEARQHLLRQRLLATFFDNGRLRQLPAQRKKRRVVLAAFAADFAVDRDYAEPEVNEIIARRFADYCTIRRELVDDRLLSRAKTSGQLLQYRRTGEVPVAALPWPIAAGDSRSADEGAGITRMKGTDRMTDGDNQDTAAAGMGDTRPDQRLDLRRRKEWMDLYKQARKAAGIYAVRNTATGRVLLGSSVNLHGPLNRHRTELKLGSHRCTELQADWNRLGQDAFVFEILDKLPDDLAGLERDGALRQLELKWLAEYPPSSERCYNTSGKIRVRQF; encoded by the coding sequence ATGTCTGAACAGGAACACGCCACCCGCCTGCTGCAGGCCCTGGCCGACCCCACGCGCCTGCGCCTGGTGGCGGCCCTGCTGGAACAGCCGGCCTGCGTCGAGGAACTGGCCGAGCGGCTCGGTCTCTCGGCGCCCACCATCTCGCACCACCTGGGCAAGCTGGACCAGGCCGGGCTGCTGAACCGGCGGCGCGAGCAGTACTACACCGTCTGCGAGGCGCGGCCGGGCCCGCTGGCCCGCACGCTGCGCGAGCTGGTGGCCACGGCGGCCGACCAGCCGGGGGCCGAAGAGGCGCGGCAGCACCTGCTCCGGCAACGGCTGCTCGCGACGTTCTTCGACAACGGGCGCCTGCGGCAGCTGCCGGCGCAGCGCAAGAAGCGGCGGGTGGTGCTCGCGGCGTTCGCCGCCGATTTCGCCGTCGACCGCGACTACGCCGAACCCGAGGTGAACGAGATCATCGCGCGGCGGTTCGCCGACTACTGCACCATCCGGCGTGAACTGGTCGACGACCGCCTGCTGAGCCGCGCCAAGACGTCCGGGCAGCTGCTGCAGTACCGCCGCACGGGCGAGGTGCCCGTGGCGGCGCTGCCATGGCCGATTGCCGCCGGCGACTCGCGCAGTGCAGATGAAGGAGCGGGCATCACCCGGATGAAGGGAACCGATCGCATGACGGACGGGGACAACCAGGACACCGCGGCGGCAGGCATGGGCGACACCCGTCCGGACCAGCGCCTGGACCTGCGTCGGCGCAAGGAGTGGATGGATCTCTACAAGCAGGCGCGCAAGGCGGCCGGCATCTACGCTGTGCGCAACACGGCCACGGGCCGCGTGCTGCTGGGCAGCAGCGTGAACCTGCACGGCCCCCTGAACCGCCATCGCACCGAACTGAAGCTGGGCAGCCACCGCTGCACCGAACTGCAGGCCGACTGGAACCGGCTTGGCCAGGACGCCTTCGTGTTCGAGATCCTCGACAAGCTGCCCGACGACCTGGCCGGGCTGGAACGCGACGGGGCCCTGCGGCAGCTGGAACTGAAATGGCTTGCCGAGTACCCGCCTTCGAGCGAGCGCTGCTACAATACGAGCGGGAAGATCCGCGTCCGGCAGTTCTGA
- a CDS encoding LptF/LptG family permease — MNPFHRQLLVTFTRNFAIVFLVLAPVALGIGVARPGEVSSLSGSPSGSLPMALATLLLAAAPTVLPLVFLIATLVTVGDLARYGEITALQAAGWSPVRIFRPLISLGLVGSGAMAILKLIGTGDMTPHSGQSSQAALTALYGAHAAILGCLLAVLTAVPLAATMKRRDPFVGFGAALGIHVLHQVASAAAFAFGRHGKLPPLAAGWGGTSVLVVVIALLWRRLDREPIPRRGAP, encoded by the coding sequence ATGAATCCGTTCCATCGACAGCTCCTGGTCACGTTCACGCGCAACTTCGCGATCGTGTTCCTTGTGCTGGCGCCGGTCGCACTGGGTATCGGCGTGGCAAGACCGGGCGAGGTCTCGTCACTGTCCGGTTCTCCCTCGGGCAGCCTGCCGATGGCTTTGGCCACACTGCTCCTGGCCGCGGCCCCAACGGTCCTGCCACTGGTGTTCCTGATCGCGACCCTGGTCACGGTCGGCGACCTGGCGCGATATGGCGAGATCACGGCGCTCCAGGCTGCAGGCTGGTCACCAGTGCGGATCTTCCGGCCGCTGATATCACTCGGGCTGGTGGGATCAGGGGCGATGGCAATCCTGAAGTTGATCGGCACAGGCGATATGACTCCCCACTCCGGGCAATCCAGCCAGGCAGCCTTGACGGCCTTGTACGGCGCCCACGCCGCCATCCTGGGCTGCCTTCTCGCAGTCCTGACGGCCGTTCCACTGGCAGCGACGATGAAACGGCGCGACCCGTTCGTCGGATTCGGCGCAGCACTGGGGATCCACGTGCTTCACCAGGTCGCCTCCGCAGCGGCCTTCGCCTTCGGACGCCACGGCAAGCTGCCGCCCCTGGCGGCGGGCTGGGGCGGTACGTCAGTGCTGGTGGTTGTGATCGCCCTTCTCTGGCGGCGATTGGACCGCGAACCCATCCCTCGGAGAGGGGCGCCCTAG
- a CDS encoding spore maturation protein — protein MLNRIWTFFFIGGFVAAVGRTLAGHSEVWREMVGATFDMAKTGFEIALGLTGVMCLWLGIMRIGERGGAVEFLARVFGPLGRRLFPGIPAGHPAHGSIVMNMAANMLGLDNAATPLGLKAMGQLQELNPQKDTASNDQILFLVINASSVTIVPTTIMTFRAQMGAADPTDVFLPILVATFCSTMAGLLATGLIQRLRLWDKVVLAYLGGLTAIVGGLVAYFAQLDKAALESQSSLLANVLVFGLILAFLAAGMRRRVDLFSSFVEGGKEGFQVAIGIVPYLVAMLVGIGVFRASGALELILGGVRSLVEAVGGDTRWVEGLPTMLMKPLSGSGARGMMIETMKNSGADSFAGRLASTIQGSSETTFYVLAVYFGSVGIRKSRHAIACGLIADVAGFVAAIGMVYLFWG, from the coding sequence ATGCTCAACCGGATCTGGACCTTCTTCTTCATCGGCGGCTTCGTAGCCGCCGTCGGCCGCACGCTGGCCGGCCACAGCGAGGTCTGGCGCGAAATGGTCGGCGCCACCTTCGACATGGCCAAGACCGGCTTCGAGATCGCCCTGGGCCTGACCGGCGTCATGTGCCTGTGGCTGGGCATCATGCGCATCGGCGAGCGCGGCGGGGCCGTCGAGTTCCTGGCCCGCGTCTTCGGCCCCCTCGGCCGGCGCCTGTTCCCGGGCATCCCGGCCGGGCACCCCGCGCACGGCAGCATCGTCATGAACATGGCCGCCAACATGCTGGGCCTCGACAACGCGGCCACGCCGCTGGGCCTCAAGGCGATGGGCCAGCTGCAGGAGCTGAACCCGCAGAAGGACACCGCCAGCAACGACCAGATCCTGTTCCTGGTGATCAACGCCTCTTCCGTGACGATCGTGCCGACGACCATCATGACCTTCCGCGCGCAGATGGGCGCCGCCGACCCGACCGACGTCTTCCTGCCGATCCTCGTCGCCACCTTCTGCTCGACGATGGCTGGCCTGCTGGCCACGGGCCTCATCCAGCGCCTGCGTCTGTGGGACAAGGTCGTGCTGGCCTACCTCGGCGGCCTCACGGCGATCGTCGGCGGCCTGGTCGCCTATTTCGCGCAGCTGGACAAGGCGGCCCTCGAATCCCAATCGTCGCTCCTGGCCAACGTGCTGGTCTTCGGGCTGATCCTCGCCTTCCTCGCGGCCGGCATGCGGCGGCGCGTCGACCTCTTCAGCAGCTTCGTCGAGGGCGGCAAGGAGGGCTTCCAGGTGGCCATCGGCATCGTGCCCTACCTGGTGGCGATGCTCGTGGGCATCGGCGTGTTCCGCGCCAGCGGCGCCCTCGAGCTGATCCTCGGCGGCGTGCGCTCGCTGGTCGAGGCGGTCGGCGGCGACACCCGCTGGGTCGAGGGCCTGCCCACCATGCTGATGAAGCCGCTCAGCGGCAGCGGCGCACGCGGCATGATGATCGAGACGATGAAGAACAGCGGCGCCGACTCGTTCGCCGGCCGGCTGGCCTCCACGATCCAGGGCAGCAGTGAAACCACGTTCTACGTGCTGGCCGTGTACTTCGGCTCGGTGGGCATCCGCAAGTCGCGCCACGCGATCGCGTGCGGCCTGATCGCCGACGTGGCCGGGTTCGTGGCGGCGATCGGGATGGTGTACCTGTTCTGGGGTTAG